The DNA region ttttagtaaggagtctttgcttaggagtgatttaggaaagttctcagagcaacactgagcaaggaagggacagaaacttttaccttagtgaggaggtgtggttgacccatTTGCTAGGCATGATgctttcttttaacagatgtgattggctgtcacagacacacccctttgtgagcctgcaagtagtggacacccagtggaaatgaaatggcTCTCCAGCCAATAAGTAATGtcaaatatttaattattaatacgAGGGCATTTTGTGAAGAAGtcctttataaataaataaaaataaatggttGCCTCCCGCCAAATAGAAAGAGAGGGCCAACCCACTTTTTGATAAGAACTATAGCTGTCTTTGGTTATAAATCTAAGGGCTGAATGGTAGACAGCATTTAGGGCCAGAGAGTGAAGGCTGCTGCATGGCAATAAATTACATCATAATCTAGCACTGACAGAAAGATTGCTTCCACAGTCTTCCTTCCATAAGACAGTGGATAACAGGACAAGTTCTGTATAAATACCAAGCTTCGTTCGTAATTTGGCTTGAAGGTGAATTTGTCATGGGTCCAGATGCCTAAGTATTTATAATGTGGAGCTTGTTCCATGATCATGCCATTTAGAGTgcagatttttatttgttttatacgATAATGAATGTCAAAGCCATCATGACCGCCACCACATCATTAAATTCGCAAATGATTCTGTTATTGTGTCCCTCCTCCACAGTGGTGACACTGATCATGGTCCTGTTGTGAGTGACTTTCTTTTAAACAAAGAAATCACCTGCAAGGCATTGTGAAGGTGTGCAACAAAATTGCTGGAGCACCCTTAAATGACCTTCATGACCTGTATCAGGTTAGGTGCAGGAAAAAAGCTAAGTGTATCCTGGCTGACCCAAGTCATCCACTAAGGGACAATTTCATGCTGCTACCATCAGGATGCAGATATAATCTCCCCCGATGTAGAACAAGTAGGttcaaaaaaatcatttatcCCTGCTGCTATCAGCCTCTTAAATGGCtgctaaatgtgtttgtgtattcttTTATGGTTGTTTACTTATTTGTTGTGATaattgttgtctttgttttaacTGCTGGCTGTGACACAAATTGCCCCTCTGGGATAATAAAGATACCTTGAACCTTGATTTGAAGAGTACTGTAGTTAATGTTTTTGGCagcatatattttgttttgtcggCATTTAATACAGGTTTGAAATTCATaagtgcatttcattttcaattgCCAAAGTGACAGAGTCAGCGCAACAATATAAAATAGTGTCATCAGGATAATAGTGGACATTCCAGTTTTGCAAAGACAAAGCTATATCATTTATATATACAGTGAATAGCAGTGGTCCTAAGACTGAACCTTGTGGGACACCTTTTGTTAGTGGGGTTGTAagggttttataaataaatgaggGAATATCTTGTGGAGGAGTGGGATTTGTCCCCTTCAACAGAGCTCCATAGACTTGTCAAGTAACACTGAAGCTGTTCTGAGGGCTCATAGTAGCCTGACTCCGTACAGAGACACTTGATGTtggtttttcctttaatttctcACCCTTCTGTGTGTTCTACTGCTGCTGACGGCTGGAGACAGACACTCCTAAAACACTAAGCAtatgtctttttcttctttgacaGTTAAAAAATACGCACAAGAGCGCATTGCTCCGTTTGTGTCAAAGATGGATGAGAATTCTGCCATGGACGAGGAAGTGATCAAATCTCTCTTTGAACAGGGCGTATGTAATGCATTTCATTTTGATGTGTCATAACACTTAATACCGTGTTGGTCTTTTTTTCTATCCAGTGACTCTGATATTATTTTCACAGCTCATGGGCATTGAGATCGACCCAGAGTACAATGGCACTGGCTCCACATTCTTCTCCTCTATCCTGGTCATTGAGGAGCTGGCGAAGGTAGACCCCTCTGTGGCTGTGCTCTGTGACATCCAGAACACACTGATCAACACACTGGTTTCCAACCTGGGTACAGCAGCTCAGAAAGAGCAGTACCTCAGCCGACTGTCAACTGATATGGTGAGCAATTTATTATCTCTGTGTGTGGCAGCCATGACAGGAAGTTGTTAGATGACCAACCACACAATACTGTAGATCTCTGCCTGTGTCTATTCTGCACTTTACTTCACTTCCTTGTATACCTGTGTCATGACACACAGGTTGGAAGCTTCTGCCTCTCTGAAGCAGAGTCGGGGAGTGATGCCTTCGCTCTGAAGACGCGCGCTGAAAAACATAAGGACTACTACATCATCAACGGATCCAAGATGTGGATCAGCAATGCAGAGCATGCTGGTGTTTTCCTGGTGATGGCCAACGTAGACCCCTCTGCTGTGAGTAACTGCTCCTCTTACTGTTCCTGTTGCCTTTTGTCAGACAAGAAAGATCCACAGCTTACTCAGTTTTTCATAGTACTAGGaaaatcttaaagggacagttcactccaaaataaaatatacatatttttcctcccaCCTGTAGTGCTGCTTaacagtctagattgttttggtgtgacagtTGGAGATATtgactgtagagatgtctgccttctctcaaatgaaatggaactagatggcacttggcttatATATTAAATAAAGACCTCTTTAACTCAGTCTCGACAAATGCTTACCCCTGTAATGTACAAAACATAAAGACAAACTCACTTTCGTTTCCCAGGGTTACAGAGGTATCACCTGCTTCATCGTGGACCGGGACTCGCAGGGTCTTGAGATTGGAAAGAAGGAAAACAAGCTCGGCCTGCGTGCGTCATCCACCTGCCCTCTAAACTTTGACAATGTCAAGGTACACTGCCAAGCACCTTGTACTGCACCGAACCGATGTGGAACAAATGCAAGCTGTGACTTTTACTAACTTTTTGCTTTTCCTTGTAGGTACCAGAGAAGAACATTTTGGGGCAGATCAGTCAGGGGTACAAGTATGCTATTGGAATGTTGAATGAGGGCAGGATTGGAATCGCAGCTCaggtaaaatattttcattcaaattACATACTTAAAGGATGACTCTGGTGTTTTTCACCTTGGACCCCTTTTCTGCCTGTTTTTGTGTCGAAGTGACAAATGGGAACAACTATTTTTCAAagagggctgcagctgacagcagcaaaacaggctgcaatgtaaccacttggggcaggTGCACACCTTCAATGTACGTcgctaaaagtgtttgtttatgcctctgacaggttcagatttttgttcttattgtctGGCAACATTATGGAGAGGagccctacagagatagacctttttgtcaaagagtacgatcctttttgtttaaccagaaacagcctcgaAATCTCCATCACCAAACTCACCAGAGTTCATTTAAATAATCattaattttagcatgtatagagccagcatagtTGATCTCTAACTGGGTGACTTGAGGGTTTATTTAAATCAAACCAGAACTGGTGATTGTTAAAACGGTTGTAAGAAGAACCAAGGCATTTTTTGTGAGATTTATTTGGTGTCTATCGACTAGGATGAAGAATGTTTTACGATAATGAAATCGCTGtttattcaaatggagtctggtaggtTTGGCCATAGGGATTCTGGAggtgtttctggttaaacaaaaaggatcttattctttaacaaaaaggtctgtctctgtaggcaTCCATTCCATCATGTCATCAGACACTAAAATATTATTATCTGAGCCTGTCGggtaaaaacaagcacttcaaGTGGACATCAATCAACGCTGCAGACATGTCCCGagtgattacattgcagcctgttttgctgctgctagCTTCAGTGTTCTCTCTTACTTATAGACCAAGTTAAAAACATTtggttcccattagtcactgaaacaaaaacaccagTTACCCTTTAAAACAAACTTAATGTGCTTTATTCAAGATAGCAAAATGTAATGCATGTTCCATGTGCTAACTGTGTGTTTCAGATGCTCGGGCTGGCACAGGGCTGCTTCGACCACACTATTCCTTACACCAGGCAGAGAGTGCAGTTTGGAAAACGCATATTTGACTTCCAGGTAAAGCTCTACAATAGATATTGACTCTTTCACATGACAAATTTGCAATTAGTCACGTTACTGTGGTGGTTACATCATTGTGTTGCTCTTTGTGTTCCAGGGCATGCAGCACCAAATAGCCCACGTAGCAACACAGATCGAAGCAGCTCGGCTGCTGACGTACAACGCTGCTCGTCTGAAAGAAGCCGGGAGACCTTTCATTAAGGAGGCCTGCATGGCTAAATACTTCAGTGCAGAGGTGAgctaccatttttttccttcctgataTGGGTTCTGATACCTGAACTTGTATAGCAGCTGATACAGAGTACCGATCTGATACCTCtgcattaaataaaaacagctgtgtACTATTAATCCTGTATGGATGTGAGATGATCGCTATCATTGTTGTATGACATGAGTTGGTGATGAAATTGGCAACACAAACTAAAGCCTTGCATACTGTCGCCTTATACTGGTGTGAGTTTCTAGTGTGAAATATTGCCTAAttcagggctgcccctgaccaaatttgggccctaagcgaaattttatttggaggcccccatcccaaatgtatcataggtacaaaatgaccgtacaacaacttgccatttaacttgacaacctttattggcaataacaaatgtactgtagatacagtagtttggctgtatgagtcaaataaaataaaaaattcaacctgaaataaataaataaataaataaataaatattaaataaaaataacttcaaactgaaatgaataaa from Epinephelus fuscoguttatus linkage group LG20, E.fuscoguttatus.final_Chr_v1 includes:
- the acadsb gene encoding short/branched chain specific acyl-CoA dehydrogenase, mitochondrial translates to MAAPLVRIFSKSCRQLSRPWGGACQAGWRCRSTNPSPDVGSDRAAGGVSFPPLQTYSEEESMMREAVKKYAQERIAPFVSKMDENSAMDEEVIKSLFEQGLMGIEIDPEYNGTGSTFFSSILVIEELAKVDPSVAVLCDIQNTLINTLVSNLGTAAQKEQYLSRLSTDMVGSFCLSEAESGSDAFALKTRAEKHKDYYIINGSKMWISNAEHAGVFLVMANVDPSAGYRGITCFIVDRDSQGLEIGKKENKLGLRASSTCPLNFDNVKVPEKNILGQISQGYKYAIGMLNEGRIGIAAQMLGLAQGCFDHTIPYTRQRVQFGKRIFDFQGMQHQIAHVATQIEAARLLTYNAARLKEAGRPFIKEACMAKYFSAEVATLTTSKCIEWMGGVGFTKDYPIEKYYRDCKIGTIYEGTTNVQLSTMAKFIDKEYDH